Proteins from one Paenibacillus amylolyticus genomic window:
- a CDS encoding NAD(P)/FAD-dependent oxidoreductase — translation MSSIPKIVILGAGYGGILTAQRLQKELNYNEADVTLVNRHDYHYITTHLHMPAAGTDTIEHARVPISKLIDEFKIDLVKSSVKEIRLQDRKIILEDGTLSYDYLIIGLGGEPETFGIPGMLDHAMTIRSINSVRLIREHIEYQFAMYKNDNKRNRIRFVVGGAGFSGVEFVAELADRIPQLCKEFDVNPKHVHIYNVEAAPSALPGFDPELVEHAMNVLKKKGVTFKIGVPIKQCLPDGVIVGEGEKLDAATVVWTGGIRGNSLLEQAGLEVMRGRVKVDDYLRAPGHEHVYVIGDNSLVFNAEGRPYPPTAQIAMQQGVNCAKNVVASIRKKQPQPFVFTSKGTVASLGKGEAIAVVGGKKYKGWKAAQLKKLVDLRYLFIIGGIPLVLKKGRFFG, via the coding sequence ATGAGCAGTATTCCCAAAATCGTCATCCTCGGCGCGGGCTATGGCGGGATTCTGACAGCCCAGCGGCTGCAGAAGGAATTGAACTATAACGAGGCCGACGTCACATTGGTGAATCGGCATGATTATCATTATATTACGACACATCTACATATGCCGGCAGCCGGCACGGATACCATTGAGCATGCAAGAGTTCCTATATCGAAGCTGATTGATGAATTCAAGATTGATCTGGTCAAGTCTTCCGTGAAGGAGATTCGTCTGCAGGATCGGAAGATTATTCTGGAGGACGGCACTTTATCCTATGATTACCTGATTATTGGACTGGGCGGTGAGCCTGAGACCTTCGGTATTCCGGGGATGCTGGATCACGCCATGACGATTCGCAGTATTAACTCGGTCAGACTGATTCGAGAGCACATCGAATATCAATTTGCGATGTACAAGAACGATAACAAACGAAATCGTATTCGCTTTGTCGTAGGTGGAGCGGGTTTCAGCGGTGTTGAATTCGTAGCTGAACTTGCAGATCGCATTCCCCAACTGTGCAAGGAATTCGACGTGAATCCAAAACATGTGCATATCTACAATGTAGAAGCAGCGCCTTCGGCCTTGCCTGGATTTGACCCGGAACTGGTGGAACATGCGATGAACGTGCTGAAGAAGAAGGGCGTTACCTTCAAAATTGGTGTTCCGATCAAACAATGTCTCCCGGATGGGGTTATTGTGGGTGAGGGTGAAAAGCTCGATGCTGCCACAGTGGTGTGGACCGGCGGTATTCGTGGTAACTCCCTGCTGGAACAGGCAGGTCTTGAAGTGATGCGTGGACGTGTGAAGGTAGATGACTATCTGCGTGCCCCTGGACATGAGCATGTTTATGTCATTGGTGATAATTCACTTGTCTTTAACGCGGAAGGACGGCCTTATCCGCCAACAGCCCAGATTGCGATGCAGCAGGGTGTAAACTGCGCCAAGAACGTCGTCGCATCCATTCGCAAAAAACAGCCACAGCCTTTTGTATTTACGAGCAAAGGCACCGTTGCCTCTTTGGGTAAAGGTGAAGCGATTGCCGTGGTAGGCGGCAAGAAATACAAGGGCTGGAAGGCGGCTCAATTGAAGAAGCTGGTTGATCTGCGTTACCTGTTCATCATTGGTGGGATTCCGCTAGTCCTGAAGAAAGGGCGGTTTTTCGGATGA